GTTTCAGGATTTGTAAATCGTGTAATATAGTGTTTGTTTTCTTCAATAAGCGCTCGACTGTTTGCATCTTTAATCTCAATTTTAATATCGATTGGCTTAGATAGTGGTGTATTCACTTCATTTCTCGTTTGACGTACTGATTTAATAATGTCTACGAGTAAACTCATCGTCTTATTACTTTCTTCGTTAGATAGTGACGCATCAACCGTCGGCCACTCACTCACGACGATAGATTGACTATTATCAATCGCTTGGTAAATTTCTTCAGTGACAAACGGCATAAACGGATGTAACATTTTTAGAATTTTATCAAGTGTGTAAAGTAATACTGAACGCGTCATTTGTTTTTCTTCTTCAGTACCTTCGTTCATTGAGATTTTAGACATTTCAATGTACCAATCACAGAAATCATCCCAAATGAAGTGGTATAAAATACGACCAACTTCACCGAATTCGTATTTTTCAAATAGACGAGTCACTTCACGAATCGTATCGTTTAAGCGCGTTAAAATCCACTCGTCCGCAACTGTTTTTGCGCCCTCTAAATTTATGTCTGCATGTTTAAAATCTGGACCGATATTCATTAACGCAAATCGTGATGCATTCCAAATTTTGTTGATAAAGTTCCACACAGATTCTACTTTTCCATCGCTATAACGTAAGTCTTGCCCTGGTGTAGAACCTGTTGATAAGAAGTATCTAAGTGCATCTGCACCGTACTTATCAATAACATCCATTGGATCTACACCGTTACCTAGAGATTTAGACATTTTACGATTTTGTTCGTCACGTACAAGTCCATGTAACAATACGTCGTTAAACGGACGCTGATCAGTTTGTTCAAGTCCTGAGAAGATCATACGCGATACCCAGAAGAATATAATGTCATATCCAGTGACGAGTACGTTTGTTGGATAATATTTTTTAAGTAAATCTGTTTCTTCTGGCCAACCTAACGTTGAAAACGGCCATAATGCACTTGAGAACCACGTATCTAATACGTCTTTATCTTGCGTCCAGTTTTCAATATCTTCTGGTGCTTCTTCACCGACGTACATTTCTCCAGTTTCGTTATGGTACCATGCTGGAATTTGGTGCCCCCACCATAACTGTCTTGAAATTACCCAGTCATGAACGTTTTCCATCCAGCGGTTAAACGTACCTTCAAAACGATTCGGTACGAAATGAACTCTATTGTCCGTCTCTTGGTTTTCGAGTGTTTCATCTCTAAGTGGTGCCATTTTAACGAACCACTGCGTCGATAAATACGGCTCGACAATTGCATTACTACGTTCTGAGTGTCCAACGCTATGCATATGTGATTCAACTTTAATCAGTTGGTCTCTTTTTTCTAATTCTTTCACAATCGTTTTACGTGCTTCAAAGCGGTCCATTCCAACGAATTCCCCACCGAGTTCGTTAATCGTACCGTCTTCATTCATAACGTTAATACGTTCTAAATTGTGACGATTACCTAAGTCAAAGTCATTCGGGTCGTGCGCTGGTGTGACTTTCATTGCACCTGTACCAAATTCTATATCGACGTAATCGTCAGTAATCACAGGAATTTCACGTTCCATCAGTGGTAAAATTACTGTTTTACCAATAATATCTTGATATCTTTCATCGTCTGGATGTACGACAACCGCAGTATCACCGAGCATCGTTTCTGGGCGTGTCGTTGCGATTTCTAAATAACCACTACCATCACTATATGGATACTTAATATGGTAAAATTTGCCTTCGATTTCTTTATGAATGACCTCAATATCACTTAACGCTGTACGTGTTTCTGGGTCCCAGTTAATGATGTATTCACCGCGGTAAATGAGTCCCTTGTTATACATATTAACGAACGTTTTACGTACTGCTTTAGAAAGCCCCTCATCTAACGTGAATCTTTCCTTTTTATAATCTAATCCAAGCCCTAATTTTTTCCATTGATCGCGGATGTGGCCTGCATATTCTTCTTTCCAGTTCCACGCGTGAGATAAAAATTCTTCACGTGTTAAATCGTGAATATCAATGCCTTCTTCTTTAAGTCGTTGTACTACACGTGCTTGCGTTGCGATACCGGCATGGTCCATACCTGGTAAGTACAACGTATCAAAACCTTGCATACGCTTTTGACGTGTAATAATGTCTTGTAGTGTCGTATCCCATGCGTGACCTAAATGTAACTTACCTGTTACGTTTGGCGGTGGGATAACGATTGTAAATGGTGGTTTATCTGACGTTACATCTGATTCAAAATAACCTGCTTCCACCCATGTTTCATATTTTCCTTTTTCAACTTCTGTTGGATTATACTTCGTTGGCATATCCATCTATATCAACCTCTTTCTTTAAATGACAAAATCCCGCCCTACTAAATAGGACGGGATTACCGTGGTACCACCTAAATTTGGCATAAATATGCCACACTTAATTATGATTAACGCTCACTAAACGTCTATCTTTACTATACATTCAAGATAAATTCTACACGTAGACTACTTCATATCACTATGACTATGCTCTCACCAACCGCATATTCTCTGAAGACATTGATGACATTACTACTTCTACTTTTCATATTTAACTACGTTAATTTTATTGTATTCACGCGTTTAAGTCAACTTTTCTGAGCACGTGGTCTCATTAAAAGATAATGAACGATCGGTACGACAATTAGGATGATAAAGAATATTCTAAACAAGTGATAACTTGAAATCATCGCAATATCTCCACCACTCTCCATCGCAACGACGATAATTTGAGCGAGACCTCCTGGAGCTGCTGATAAAAATAGACTCGTAAACTCATGAGACGTAAACATCGTATAAATGATGACAAGTAACATACTTCCGACAATTAAACCGATGTTTTGTATGACAATTGCACATATGTCACGTAGTGAAAGTTGACTAAATAACGTCGTGATCTGCATTCCGATTCGAATACCGAATAAAATTTGTGCAAATGCAATGAGCACAAAATCTAGCGTAAATGGTGCTTCCGTTATTAAATTCCATACGATTGTTGGGACCATTGGACCGAGCAAGATTGCTGCTGGGAATTTTATCCTACGTAATAAACGATACATCACATATCCTGCTATTGGTATGAATAACATATATACTGAAAACACTTCAGATAAGTTTGGCACTTCAGTAATTTTACTGACAGAAGTACTTTGAGAAAAATGTGTAATCATCGGCACTAATATGACGATAAAAACGATTCTTGAAGTCTGTGTCAATGAAACGAGCATTAGATCGGCATTTTTATTTTCTTCTGCCATTATAATCATCTGACTTAAAGCACCTGGAACACTCGCTAACACTGCGGTTTCAACCGTTGAATTCGTTAAATAGCGAAACGGGATCGATAAAAGTAAAGCGAGCAGAAGCGTTAAAATTGTAATAATAACGATATTGTACCAGTCATCTGTCATTTTAATAATCGCGGGTAATGTAAATGATGTACCAATTTGAATCCCCATTACAAATACACCGGAATTCGCAAATGGTTTTGGAAAATATATATCATTATCGATAATACGTATAAATAATAGCGTTCCGATAATTGACGCAAACAAGTATGCGAGTGGTATTGAGAAAAACTTAAATACAGCACCTATTAATACGATAAACACAAGAAGACATAATAATTTTAAAAATCTCAAACACCATCACCTCAATATAAAAATACCTCGAGAAATCTCGAGGTATTGTCTCTTATAGATGATAAATAAGTACTGGTAACAGTAAAAGAAACGCTACTACAGGCATTAACCAATATACTAATCGTTCTGAAGCAGGTTGTCTTTTATCTTTCTTTTGAATTGGCATAGTCATCCTACTCTCTTACATATTTATATATTAAATTATGCACATTTTTTCTAACGAAAGCAATACCTATTTCATAATACGTGAAAGTGCGTTTCTAAACGCCTCAATTGTAAACTTAATATCTTCCTCAGTATGTTTTGTTGAAAGGAACATTCCCTCGAATTGTGATGGAGGTAAATATACCCCTTCTTTAATCATTTCAGGATATAGTTTAGCAAATAATTTTAAGTCTGATCCATTTGCATCTTCAAAGTTTTCAACTGGACCACCTGTTAAGAAGAATCCAATCATAGAACCTGCACGGTTAATTGTAAATGGTACGTTAAACTCTTTAAAGACTTCTGTTAGTCCTTCTTCAATCATATCTCCTAAATGATTAAAGTGGTCATAACTCTCTTTATTGAGTTGTTTTAACGTGTGTAACCCTGCTGTCATCGCAAGTGGGTTCCCTGATAACGTACCTGCTTGGTAAATATCTCCAGCCGGTGCGATACGTTCGATAATTTCTTTTTTACCACCGAACGCACCGACAGGTAGTCCACCACCGATGACCTTACCTAAACAAGTAATATCTGGATCGATACCAAAGTATCCTTGTGCACAGTTATACCCGACTCTAAAACCTGTCATTACTTCATCGAAAATTAATAGTGAACCATATTCATTCGTAATGTCTCTCACATATTGTAAGAAATCATTTACTGGAGGAACAACTCCCATGTTACCTGCGACTGGTTCCATAATCACTGCTGCAATGTCGTCACCGTAATGTTCAAATGCGACTTTTAAGCTTTCTTTATCGTTATATGGAACAGTAATCGTATTTTTAGCTGTACCTTCAGGAACTCCTGGTGAATCTGGTAAACCAAGTGTCGCAACACCACTACCTGCTTTGATTAACAGTGAGTCACTATGCCCGTGGTAGCATCCTTCAAATTTTAAGATTTTATTGCGGTTTGTATAACCTCTAGCAAGTCTAAGTGCTGCAAGTGTTGCTTCAGTACCTGAAGATACAAAACGAATCATTTCAACTGACGGTACACGGTCGATGACGAGTTTTGCGAGTTCGTTTTCTACCGCTGTAGGTGCACCGAATGAAGACCCTTTTTCAGCTTGTTGTTTAATCGCTTCAACAACCTCTTCATCAGTGTGACCTAAAATTAACGGACCCCAGCTTAATACGTAGTCAATATACTCGTTACCATCAACGTCTTTCACTTTCGCACCTTTTGCGCTGTCGATAAATAACGGATCCATATTTACCGATTTAAACGCACGAACTGGAGAGTTAACTCCACCTGGCATTAAATGAACTGCTTCATCAAATAATTGTTTCGATTTTTGGTACATCGTTAAATTGCTCCTTCGTTAATTTTTTTACATAAGTCTTTTGCAAAGTACGTAATAATCATATCCGCACCTGCACGCTTAATAGATAACATTTGTTCTACGATAACTTCTTCATCTAGTAAACCTTGTTCGATCGCATTAACAGTCATCGAGTATTCACCACTGACGTTATATGCAATGATTGGTAAATTCGAATTGTTTCTAACGTCACGGATAATATCAAGATATGAGAGTGCAGGTTTTACAATCATCATATCTGCACCTTCACGTGTATCACTCTCTAACTCTCGTAGTGCTTCTAAACGGTTTGCCGGGTCCATTTGATATGTTCTTCTGTCACCAAATGATGGTGTAGATTCTGCTGCATCTCTAAATGGACCATAAAACTTAGATGCGTATTTAATACCGTAACTCATAATCGGAACATGATAAAACCCTGCATCATCTAATCCTTTACGAATCTCTGTAACAAAACCATCCATCATGTTTGATGGTGCAATAATGTCTGCACCAGCTTTTGCTTGTGAAACAGCTGTTTCAATTAAGAGAGGTAATGTTTTGTCATTATCAACGTCTTTCGTGTTTGGATCGATGACACCACAATGTCCATGATCTGTGTATTCACATAGACAAGTATCTAAAATAACAATTAAATCAGGATATAATTTTTTAGATAGTTTACATGCCTCTTGAACAATCCCATTTTCATCATATGCACCACTACCAACGTCGTCTTTATGGTTTGGCACACCGAAGAAAATAACCGATTTAATACCGAGTTCATAAACTTCTTTTAGTTCTTCTTCAAGTAAATTTAACGAGATTTGGTAAACACCTTTCATCGATGGAATTTCTTTTTTTACGTTATCACGTTCCACGACGAAAATCGGATAAATTAAATCGTCTTTACGTAATGATGTTTCTCTCACTAAATCTCTCATAAATTCTGATTTTCTTAATCTGCGATGTCTATCAAATTTCATTTTGAAACTCCTTTTCCATTTCGTTAATCATACTTTCTAATGTCGCTTCTTTTGGTATCTTCGTTTTTACACCGTAAGATAATAAAGCACTTTGAGTGACGTGCCCAATAGAAATTACTTTTAAGTCTGTTAAATCTTCTTTTTTAAATTGTGCCATAAAAGCGTGAACGCCAGACGGACTAGAAAATGTGATACCGTCAATATCACTTAGTATACGTTTTAACTCTCTTATCGTAATATCATTCGATGCGGGTGCGTATAACGGTAAATCCGTTAGTTCTGCACCTTCACTTATAAAGTAATCTCGCATAATTGAACGCTTATCTTTACTTGCAGGATAAAGTACACGCATTCCCTTTTCCACTTTAAACTCTTCTTTAAACCCTTCTTGCGTATAATCGCTCGGCTCAAAGTCAACATGGAATCCCGCTTCAACGAGTGCTTCAGACGTTGTTTTGCCAATTGATGCAATATGTTTTACATCGAGCACATTTAACTCGTCTTTAAAGAAACGGACGGTGTTTTTACTCGTAATTACGGCGTAATCATATTGTTTATTTAATATCGATTTTTCATACGGTAATTTTTTAAACGTAATAATCGGTAGATGAATTAAATCTAAAGATGTTTCGACATCTCTAAAATGACTTTGAGTAACGACGACTCTTTTATTTATTTTTGTTGATTTCATCAATAATTTCTTTTGCACCGATTTTTTCCATTTCGTCAGCAACTAAATTACCGAGTACAACCGGATCGTCTCCAGATTTTTTAACGAGAAACTTCTCATTACCATCTTCACTCATAATGAGACCAGTTAAATATAATTCACCATCTACAAATTGTGCATTTGCTCCGATTGGCACTTGGCAACTACCGTCCATTCGTTTTAAGAATGTACGCTCTGCTGTCGTTTCAGTCGCTGTTTCATCGTGGTGAATCGTCTGTAAAATTTCGTGCATTTCTTTATCGTCTTCACGAATTTCTACACCTAATGCGCCTTGCGCAACTGCTGGTATAAATTCTTCAGGATCAAAGTATTCAGTGACGACATCATCACTCCAACCCATACGTTTTAAACCAGCTGCAGCGAGGATAATCGCGTCATACTCACCGTCACGCATCTTTTGAATACGCGTGTCGATGTTTCCACGTACCCAGTTCACCGTAATGTCATCACGCATTTGTTGCAGTTGAGCTGCACGACGTAAACTTGACGTTCCGATAATTGAACCTGGTTTTAAGTCTTTAAATGACACATTTCCATTCGATAAAAATGCGTCTCGTCTATCTTCACGAACAGGTACAGCTGAAAGTTTAAATCCTTCTGGTAATTCACTCGGTACGTCTTTTAACGAGTGTACGGCCATGTCAATATCTCCAACTTTTAGTGCGTGTTCGATTTCTTTAACGAATAGACCTTTACCACCGACTTTACTTAATTGGCGGTCGACAATTCTATCTCCTCTAGTTACGATTTCTTTTACTTCAAAGTTTACTTCTGGATTCTTTTCTTTTAACGATTTAATTAATTGCATCGTTTGAGTTTTTGCAAGACCACTACGTCTCGTCCCGACTACAACTGTTTTCATGATTGGCCTACTTTCTCACATTTTGTTTTTCTTTTCTTAGTTTATCAATCGCTTGTAACGATTCATGTTGTCTTTTATGAATATCTTCAACGATAGATTCAATACCAAAAATATGTTCAAGTTCTGTTAACTGAACTGCGCCTTTACGTTCATCCGCGAGTTCTTTCGTGTACGTAATAGGGTCACGTAACA
Above is a genomic segment from Nosocomiicoccus massiliensis containing:
- a CDS encoding valine--tRNA ligase, producing MDMPTKYNPTEVEKGKYETWVEAGYFESDVTSDKPPFTIVIPPPNVTGKLHLGHAWDTTLQDIITRQKRMQGFDTLYLPGMDHAGIATQARVVQRLKEEGIDIHDLTREEFLSHAWNWKEEYAGHIRDQWKKLGLGLDYKKERFTLDEGLSKAVRKTFVNMYNKGLIYRGEYIINWDPETRTALSDIEVIHKEIEGKFYHIKYPYSDGSGYLEIATTRPETMLGDTAVVVHPDDERYQDIIGKTVILPLMEREIPVITDDYVDIEFGTGAMKVTPAHDPNDFDLGNRHNLERINVMNEDGTINELGGEFVGMDRFEARKTIVKELEKRDQLIKVESHMHSVGHSERSNAIVEPYLSTQWFVKMAPLRDETLENQETDNRVHFVPNRFEGTFNRWMENVHDWVISRQLWWGHQIPAWYHNETGEMYVGEEAPEDIENWTQDKDVLDTWFSSALWPFSTLGWPEETDLLKKYYPTNVLVTGYDIIFFWVSRMIFSGLEQTDQRPFNDVLLHGLVRDEQNRKMSKSLGNGVDPMDVIDKYGADALRYFLSTGSTPGQDLRYSDGKVESVWNFINKIWNASRFALMNIGPDFKHADINLEGAKTVADEWILTRLNDTIREVTRLFEKYEFGEVGRILYHFIWDDFCDWYIEMSKISMNEGTEEEKQMTRSVLLYTLDKILKMLHPFMPFVTEEIYQAIDNSQSIVVSEWPTVDASLSNEESNKTMSLLVDIIKSVRQTRNEVNTPLSKPIDIKIEIKDANSRALIEENKHYITRFTNPETLEISEKVNIQDDAKTQVVKGATVVLPLEGLIDINEEIERLEKELERLDGELKRVKGKLSNEKFVQNAPEKIVNEEREKEASYKAQYEDVEARLNGLRGK
- a CDS encoding AbrB family transcriptional regulator: MRFLKLLCLLVFIVLIGAVFKFFSIPLAYLFASIIGTLLFIRIIDNDIYFPKPFANSGVFVMGIQIGTSFTLPAIIKMTDDWYNIVIITILTLLLALLLSIPFRYLTNSTVETAVLASVPGALSQMIIMAEENKNADLMLVSLTQTSRIVFIVILVPMITHFSQSTSVSKITEVPNLSEVFSVYMLFIPIAGYVMYRLLRRIKFPAAILLGPMVPTIVWNLITEAPFTLDFVLIAFAQILFGIRIGMQITTLFSQLSLRDICAIVIQNIGLIVGSMLLVIIYTMFTSHEFTSLFLSAAPGGLAQIIVVAMESGGDIAMISSYHLFRIFFIILIVVPIVHYLLMRPRAQKS
- the hemL gene encoding glutamate-1-semialdehyde 2,1-aminomutase, giving the protein MYQKSKQLFDEAVHLMPGGVNSPVRAFKSVNMDPLFIDSAKGAKVKDVDGNEYIDYVLSWGPLILGHTDEEVVEAIKQQAEKGSSFGAPTAVENELAKLVIDRVPSVEMIRFVSSGTEATLAALRLARGYTNRNKILKFEGCYHGHSDSLLIKAGSGVATLGLPDSPGVPEGTAKNTITVPYNDKESLKVAFEHYGDDIAAVIMEPVAGNMGVVPPVNDFLQYVRDITNEYGSLLIFDEVMTGFRVGYNCAQGYFGIDPDITCLGKVIGGGLPVGAFGGKKEIIERIAPAGDIYQAGTLSGNPLAMTAGLHTLKQLNKESYDHFNHLGDMIEEGLTEVFKEFNVPFTINRAGSMIGFFLTGGPVENFEDANGSDLKLFAKLYPEMIKEGVYLPPSQFEGMFLSTKHTEEDIKFTIEAFRNALSRIMK
- the hemB gene encoding porphobilinogen synthase produces the protein MKFDRHRRLRKSEFMRDLVRETSLRKDDLIYPIFVVERDNVKKEIPSMKGVYQISLNLLEEELKEVYELGIKSVIFFGVPNHKDDVGSGAYDENGIVQEACKLSKKLYPDLIVILDTCLCEYTDHGHCGVIDPNTKDVDNDKTLPLLIETAVSQAKAGADIIAPSNMMDGFVTEIRKGLDDAGFYHVPIMSYGIKYASKFYGPFRDAAESTPSFGDRRTYQMDPANRLEALRELESDTREGADMMIVKPALSYLDIIRDVRNNSNLPIIAYNVSGEYSMTVNAIEQGLLDEEVIVEQMLSIKRAGADMIITYFAKDLCKKINEGAI
- a CDS encoding uroporphyrinogen-III synthase encodes the protein MKSTKINKRVVVTQSHFRDVETSLDLIHLPIITFKKLPYEKSILNKQYDYAVITSKNTVRFFKDELNVLDVKHIASIGKTTSEALVEAGFHVDFEPSDYTQEGFKEEFKVEKGMRVLYPASKDKRSIMRDYFISEGAELTDLPLYAPASNDITIRELKRILSDIDGITFSSPSGVHAFMAQFKKEDLTDLKVISIGHVTQSALLSYGVKTKIPKEATLESMINEMEKEFQNEI
- the hemC gene encoding hydroxymethylbilane synthase; translation: MKTVVVGTRRSGLAKTQTMQLIKSLKEKNPEVNFEVKEIVTRGDRIVDRQLSKVGGKGLFVKEIEHALKVGDIDMAVHSLKDVPSELPEGFKLSAVPVREDRRDAFLSNGNVSFKDLKPGSIIGTSSLRRAAQLQQMRDDITVNWVRGNIDTRIQKMRDGEYDAIILAAAGLKRMGWSDDVVTEYFDPEEFIPAVAQGALGVEIREDDKEMHEILQTIHHDETATETTAERTFLKRMDGSCQVPIGANAQFVDGELYLTGLIMSEDGNEKFLVKKSGDDPVVLGNLVADEMEKIGAKEIIDEINKNK